Genomic segment of Canis aureus isolate CA01 chromosome 16, VMU_Caureus_v.1.0, whole genome shotgun sequence:
CTAGCATTCTAAAGTTGGGAGATTGCACATCAAAGCTGTTTCTATATTCTCCAGAACAATTAGGAGACCTGATGCTGAGGGGCAGCTATCCTGTAAGATGGAGCCCATGCCCCCCAGCACAGCCCAAGGCAGTgccaacctgcttctcccctccctgtaGGCACCTGTGACTGCTGGTGAAAGGTCTTCCAGCTTCCATCAGCACCCCTAGCCCAAGAGCTAGTCCTGGACTCCAGGAGGGTCATAAATAGGATCAATGAAGCCCCTATGACAATGAAAGGGGGAAATACAGGGTAGCTGTAATATCAGGCCATAAGATCCAGCCCCCTGATTGGAGTTAACACATATGCCAGGGAAGTAGGGGTCTGTGCCACAAACCACTTCCTTCCCATGTGGGTAGTCACACTGTTCCTGCCTCGATGGAACCTTAAGAGACTATCTAGTTCATGAATTCTTGCACTTCACCAagccgttttacagatgaggaaaactgaggTCCAAAGGTATAAACAGTTAGTGGTGTAAAGAGGCCTCTGGCAGAAAGCAACacttgacccaaaggcagaccttGCAGATGTTGGACTCAGGGCCCCTTTCAGCTTTTGCCTGGCCCACGAGACTGTCTACCCCCCAGTACGATGCCTCAGAGATCCCCCCActcactcatcctctctctccaGGACATCCCGGGGCACGGGCAGCAGGGACAGGAGGCAGGCTTGGCTCATGTGCTGGATCTCCCCGAGCCGCTGCTGGTGCTGGGCTCCCGACATGTGGTCCTGGAACTCCTGCAGCGGGATGAAGAGTGAGCCCCAGAACAGTGGGCGAGCACAGGGCCCAGAGGACAGGCCTGCAGCTTCATGGTCACCCCACTGCCGCTGAGGCCATGCTTCTTACAGCCCTCTGGGGGCCAGTGagcacacagcagccagagcttctgctgctcctcctggaCACTGTGTGGGCTCCTCAGGGACAAGGACATGACCTCCAGACCCCACGGCTATGCTCAGGATGACACAGGCAGCAACAGCAAATGGTCATAATATTAGGAGCATAACGCTGTTGGTAAGGCTACACTCGCTCTGGGCTGGGCCTAGGGGCTCGTGATTTCAATGTCAAGTCACTGAATCGTCAGAACCTCCCAGCAAGGTGGGTTCTAAATGTTTCTTCATCTGATgcatgaggaaacagaggcataaGGAGTGGAACTCGCCATCTGGCTTCTACACACCTAGTCAGGGCTGAATTAGACCTGTCTGCTGGACTCTAAGATCCTAACTTCTTGGCTAGCCAGGAAATGTTTTCAGAACAGATGCATGCATGGCTTTCATGAATGGTGCTCACAGGGCCCTCAGGGCCACTAAGGCACGGCAGCCAGGCCCGGGCACACCCTATAGACACCCCCACTCTGCCCACTGGACTCCCCTTCCCGGGACCTGGCCGGCAGTACCTGCTGACTGCTACAGTTGGCCTTACAGAGGTAGCAGAAGAACTGGAGGGTCTGCTTAGAGGGTGTGCTGGCAGTGGCAGGGGTGGCAGATGTGGATTCGCCAACGCGAGGCACGGGTGTGAGGGGGACAGTGCTGAAGGCCCGGCTGTCACTGCTCTGCAGGATGGTGACCTTCAGGGAGCCCCCGGCACCCCACACCTgcagcagaggcaggggcagagctaCCACCAGCTGGTACCTATGGTCGGCCAGCCCCTGTGCCAAGCATCCGGAAGCAGCATCTCACCAGACCCTCCCAACAGCCCCCTtcgcagatggggaaactgaggtgccGAGCTGGTAGCTGACTGCCCAGGCTCACAGAGCTAGGGTGTACTACAGCCAGGACTCAAGCCTAAGCCCACCCAACTGTAAAGACCACCCCATCCCATCCTCCCGTGACAGATGGAGAAACCGAGGTACAAAGAAGGGGGTGAGTTTGACCACAGTTGCACTATGAGATAGAGCTGGAACCTGAACTGCATGCACAGGCTTTTGCTCTGTGCTTTACCCCTAGAACACTTTACCTCGGGAGGGGACCAAGGCTATAGTCTGGGGATGAACAGGTTGGAAGGGACATGTCACCAAAAGCACCTCTGATTCTTCAGAGCAAAGGTGTGTGAAGGCAACACAGCAATGGTCAAACCCAGTCTGCTCTGCCGACGGGCcccagtggtgggggtgggggtggggcacacaAGGGGGCCTAGGGGTGGGGGCGGGAAGGCCATCCCACCACTGGGCCCCACAGTACCCGTGCAGTCCCAGGAGCATGTCTACCCACCCCTAGCATCTCTCTTGCCCTTTTTTCACATTCTCCCACATCCAGGCCACTGGTCAACTCGTCCTGACTCTCCATGCTGTCCTGGGCGCCCTCTGGCTCTGGCGAGGCCTCCTCCAGGCCTGAAATGAAAGATGGGTCCATCTCCCACCAGGGTCCAGAGGGACCTGGGTGGGGCTGATAGCCACCTTCTCTCCCCACAGCCAGGATCCTGAAGCCTTTGGTGGGGACAGCCCCGAACCATGGTCAGGACTGGACAGCACCAGGGGGAGGATCAAAGGGTCCTGGCAGAGCTGTCCCATCCCCAGGCAACCGGGAACCAGTGTTCACTGACCAGCTCCACTATCTCCCTTATCAGGAGGCGTCTCCAGCTCTGTGGAATGAACCGGAACCGGGGCTTGCTCCAATGCTGGTACTGACACCTGTAGCGGGGCCTGAGGCTGTCCCTCAGTGGGGTCAGGTGCCTGCACTGGCAGCTGCCCTGGAGGTTGTCTCAGTGGCTGCTCCGGAGGCTGGACCTGAGGATACGTCTGCGTCTGTGCCTGCTTCTGCAGCTGTGGCTGCTTCTGCACCAGGGGCTGGGAATGTGCCTGTGGCTGCACCTGTTTTTGCGGCTCTGCCTCCTTCAGCACCTGCCGCGGCCCCACATGGTCTGGAGAGGTCTGTGTCTGCACCTGCTTCTGCAGGAGGCGCTGCACTGGCATGTCCACGGGAGGCACCTGTGGCGGCGTCTGCGGCTGCACCTGGGCCTGGATCTGCAGAACCCGGGGCTGGAATCGTGGCAGAACTCGGGCTTCTGGCAGCTCAGGCAGCAGCTCGGGTGTCTGTGTCTGCTTCGGGGCTGTGGTGCGGGCCTGCGGCTGCCCCGGAAGCCCCTTCTCCGTGGGCAACTCTGAGCTAGGAAGGATCCAAAGATATCTTCCAGTATCTCCCCGTTGGCCCCAGGGGCTCCTCAAAAAGGGCCAAGACCCAGTTCCATCCTAGTTTTAGCACGTACAAGCTGGGCATTGGGGCAAGCCCCCGCAGCTCTGCCAGCCCCAGTGTACCTAAATAAGTTGGGAGGATCACTCACCCACCACCTCCCACATCTGCTAATATGTATCCAAGGCCCTGTAAAGTCTCCCATCCTCTGCCCATTCTGAGGTCCCAGATGCACATGTTCACCTTTCTGACCCGCCCACCTAGCCTgcctccaggtggctcagtgccAGAGAAAACATTGGAGACTCTCCGGTTGGAGACTCCAGTGAGATGCAGAATTGGGTCTGACCTTCCTTCAAGCCAGACATCAAGGCCCTTTCCTTACTCCAGCTCCGTGAAGGGTCCTGACCCCACCTACACCCACCCCCAGCCTTTGCAAGAATGAGAGTACGAGGCACCTGGGCCCTGGGGGGGTTTTCAGCATGGTTTACCTCTTTGACCTCTTAGCTGGTGGCTCAGATGCCTCACAAGACTCGGGAGCAGGTGCTACAGTGTGTTTCTCCTTAGCAATGCCATCTGGGCAGGGTGGGGAATCCTGGTCTGGAATGGAGGGCAGATGAGTGACTGCCGATGCCACGAAGAGTACAAACTAGCTCCGAGAGatggggcctgggctccccctccccccaagggCCCCGCCTCCCAGGTCTGCCTCCAACACCGACCCTGCACCCACATGCCCCAACCTGTATCCTCTCCAAAGGGCCAGCAGCCTCCCTGTCTTACCTTCTGGTGTGTCTGCTTGGGGCGCGACAGCTTCCTCAGACCCCTCTGGGGGGTCTGACTCATCTTCCACAGGCATTGTCTGAGAATAAGAATCCTGCTTCCTTTCAGAAACTAGTTTTGACATCTGCTGCCCAGTTAAGTATAACCTTAAGTATACCTTGGCTCAAGAGTAGCTGTGACAGTCTCCTAGGGGATGAagggacctggggactctggtgggCCCAGAGCTGCCCAGAGATGATCCTAAGCACCCCAGGAATCATGTCTAGGCAGGTCCATCCAGCTGCATGGCTGTTAACCCAGATTTGGGGGACACAGAGGGCCCCTCCTGACTCCCCAAGTGACTTCTCCATGAAGCAGCCAGAAGAATCCATCTAAAATGCAAACCTGATCATGTCTTTTGTCTTTCAGGCTAAAATCCTCCTATGACTCCTCTGACTCTAGAGTACTCCTTCCTCACCCAAGCCCAAAaccacctcccccacccaccaTCCAATTGGAcctctgtccccccgcccccaccccaagccACCTCCTCACTCTCCCCTTCACCCTCTCGGTATCCACACTGGTCTTCTCTCTGGTTCCCCCAAATCCTAGGCCTCTTCCCATCCCAGGCCTTCACCCAGAGCCTCAAAGGCACTTCTTGCAAGAAGCCCTCCTGACCCCAGAATACAGGTTCCCAAAGGAATTTGGGCTTCCTCTTTATGGAATATTTCAGTCTTAAATAATTGGCGGGAACATTATTTGCATTAATGTCTCGCCATTGTCACTACCCTCCTCAGCCTAAGACATCCGGGAGGGTCAGGCTAGATGCACCATCTACAACAGAAGCCCCTACAGGACTTAgagatgtttgttaaataaatgcacGACTCCGGTTGGTCCTGGGCTCCAATTagcccctgctccctcctcctaaGCTGAAGGAACCTGCTCCCAGTGGAAACGGGCACCACATCAGCACTCCATGCCCTTCAGAAACGACCTGGCTCTCACCCTGCATGACAGGAGCACTGCTGGCCTGTAAGTCAGGAGGCCTGGGGACTGGGTCTGTCTCGACACCACTCCCTGACCCTCAGTTTACACAGATGTCAAATGAGTGGCAGGAGCACTAGACAAGAAGAACATGTGAAGACAGGCCCAACTGGCAGGCTGGAGGCCGGGACCCCTCTCTGGAGGGAAATGCCTCACCTCCAGGTGTGAGCTGGCCTCAGAACCTGAGAAGGGGGGCGCCAGCCTTGCCCAGAATGCTCCCAGGAGCGTGCTGTGTGTGAGGAGCTGTCAGGACACTCGGGCACAGGACAGTCCCTGAAAGGAAGTTATCCCCAGGCAAATCTCCTCGCTTCTCTCAGcttatgacagagagaggcacctTTCACatacccacacacccacacccacacccacacccacacccacacccacactggGCAAGGCACAAGGAGCTAGGGGTGCAGCTCCAGAACCTTAGGATGGCAACATGTAGAGTTTAGGGTTTTGTAACATTGTTTTACCCAATTACCTTTCTTTTACTTCCACCTACAACAATtaacttagactttttttttttttttttaacatttcaggtAGTGACATAATGtttctttgtgaaataaatgtAACCGACAAGAACCTAATTCATTTAAAGCTAGGTGGCTCAGGCTTTTGAGTTCTCCAAACATAGCAAGCCAAATTGAGATATCAGATTTTGAAGACTtgctacaaaagaaaaaggaatgtaaaatgccccgaccattttttaaaatattgaataaaagttgaaatgataatacatatatattttttacatattgagTTAACTAAAATCTGTTAGTAAAATTGATTTCACcagtttcttcagtttctttttactttgttgatgTGATGACTAGAGAGAGACATTTAAATTCCGTATATggctcatattttctttctacaGGGCAGCGTGGATTTACAGAGAACCACCACAggacacctaaaactaatatagtGTCCTGTGTCATTTTTATCTCCAGGTGTTTACAAAGAGAGAAATATTAGGTAAATAATGGTACTGGTGGTATCTGGACATGGCAAAAGTCAATGCAAGAATATTTGAAATTTGGGAAACACTAGACAAGGTCAATTTACCCCCCTctttttacagatggggaaactgaggacaaaaAGGGATGTGACCTGCCTAAAGGCCAGTGTGAGCCACGTGGGTAGAACTGGGCTGATACCCAGGTATGACCTCCTACCCCATCCCCATCCGCTGTACCCCACTGCCACTCACCTTGCGATTGGGAGTAGTGGATGAGGGAGTGCGGGCCTGTTTCTGGGGAGTCCGCCCTGAAAGGTTGATCTGGGAGGGGTTCATGGGGACCCCGACAGGAGGGGGACCCAGCAAGGATTGCCGAGTTGCCTGGGGAAAAAACTGCTGTAGATTTGGGGTGGTCAGCTGAGGGGGTGTGAGGCTGGGGGCCGTCAGGGTTGGGGTTGCCAGGCCGTAGCCACGGAGGttacctgtgggcaggaagaggggagaagagggattACAATGGGGTCACATGGTAGAGGCCGGGGTCAGGTGTCAGTGCCCCAAAGCATCATGGAAACAACACACAGATGACTTTGACAGGGACATTTCCCACACGACAACAGCCAGAGAAGAGAGATGAGCACCAGAGGCCCACTCCCACCTTAGGCACTGGCGGTGAGGGGACTTTAGGGCTGGTTTTCTGCTCCAGCTGAGGAGAGGGACACTGCTTTTCCCCCTCCAGATGCCTCCCTGGTCAGCCTCCCCTGCAACCTCACTCACCCTCTGGGGTATGCTTTAGGGTACACCTTAAGATATGTGAAAGACCCAGCACAGTACCCATAGGGAGAACCAGCGAGTTGATTGACTGGTCCCTGGAATAAGAAGATACTCTCCCATCCCCCTTCACCCCACCCTCATCAAAAATCTACTGGAGggatggttcagcagttgggcggctgcctttggctcaggtcatgaccccggggtccgggattgagtcccacatcgggttcctgcaaagagcctgcttctccctctgcctatgtctctgcctttctctctgtgtctctcatgaataaataaataaatcttaaaaaaaaaaaaaatctactgggAACCAGGCACTTGCTAAGCATTTCCCATGCACAACCTCAGTCATTCGACCCAGCTACCATCAGCATAGCATAGGTATTATGTCTCTACCAATAACAAAACAGGCACAAAGCAGAGGTGCAGCTTGCCCAGGGTCTCTGCTCATTCTGCCTCCACCCCTCTCCACCTGCCTAAATCCTTCCATACCTCCCTGCTGCTTGGAAAGGAGCCCATTCCTCACCGTGCAGGGGtctggccctgccctcctcccaggctTCCTTTCTTGCCCATTTCCCCACACATGCATCCACTACACTCCAGCTATATGCTTCTGTGCATCCCTCAACAAGCCTCATTTCTTCCTGCCTCCAGgtctttgcatatgctgttccttctgccccGGCTATTCTGCCCCCCACTATCTCCTGGTCATCCTTCAGATCTCCCTTCAGGTGTTTATCCTCTGAGAGGCCTTCTCAgatcctctctgtgtctccagagGCCCCAGCTGTTCTAGGACTAGCTGCACAATTTTTTCCTTGTCTGTTTCCCACTCCCCACCACCCAACCACAGTGGGAACTCCTATAAGGGCAGGCACCTCATCTAGCTCCGAGGCCCACTGCTCAGGAAGTATTTGAGCCATAAAAGACAGTTCAAATCCTTGCCCCAAAGCTGGGACAGGAAGCACAGGGGTTGAGGACATGGATCAGAGGACTAGCTCTAACAGCTAGTTCAGGTTCTATAACCAAAGCTCTGTGAGCAAATCAATTCCTCCTtcttagcctcagtttcttcatctgtacaatgggataATAATAGCGCTTGCCTCACTGTTTTATGAGGATTCAAGGAGATATACAAGTGTGCCTGGTATACCGTAAGTGTTCAGTTAGCATTAACTTAAAacaaatacatgtacatatatgtgcaGAGAGAATGCCAACCggctctttaaaaagatcaagagATCTAaaagatctaaaagaaaaatggacaaaggacatgGACGAGTCACAAAAAGAAATACGAATGTTTAACAGACAAAAAAACTGAACTAGCACTCCAAGAAATGTAAACTAAAACATTAATGATACAGCTTTTTTTGCCAACCAAGTTAGTaaatcatatgtatatacatgtatatataaaaaagtatataatacccagtgttgcCGTGGGCATGGTGAGACCGGCACTGTCATACGTGGCTGGTGGCATTGCAAACTGGTCCAGTCCTTTGGGAAAGCAAGTTGGCAATACTTATCAAGAGCCATAAAACATCCATTCCCCCAACCCAGCTATTCTACTTTTGGGAATACATTCTAAGGAAATAGTCTCAAACAGGATATTCATCCCCATGTtatttaaaacagagaaaaaagaaaaagaaaataaagaaaaaagaagcagctgAGTTTTGGTACATGAGTGCTTGCCCTCCAGTAGAATACAAACAGCcgttaaaaaataacttttacgGAGATGCTCAAATCATCTGGTAAATGATCATGCCATTCTATTCCATGAAAAAGAAGTAAGGTTCAGCCTTTCACTTACATGTCAATAACCAACCACAATCATATACAAATTCCCAACTTTGagcctagaaaaaaatggagaaaatgcacCAAAACCCTGAcaagtgttgttgttgtttcctctAGGAGGGGAGTCTATAACAATGTGGGTTTCCTTATtctcttaaaaaagtttttttgttttcacttttctttgaaaagtgtgacttttaaaatgagaaaaaaaaggggaaatacatatgtatatattgtgggTCCCTGAGTGTGGTTTTCTCTCTCCACCTATCCATTGATCATTTGTAAATCAACTCACTCCAGGACCTTCCACGCCCATATGGCAGGCCTAAGAGTGACAGCCATCGCATCCTCTGACTTGGCAGTGTACTCTGCTGGATGGCAGGACAGGCTAGTATGTAAGAACACAGCTCTGTAGCCAGACCTGGGCTCTAACTCTCTTTCTAATCCACACCTACTCCCTGTGTGACTGTGAACACATGattcttctctgagcctcagttttttcatctataaaatgggatcatGAGTGTGTCTCTCAGCTACCCCCAGGGTTATCAGCAGAGTCAAGGAATTGTGTTTGTAAAGGTCTCAGGACAGTGCACTGCCCAGAAGGACCACGCAGCAAGCCACAGCTACCACGTGGGAAGGGCTGGGTCTGCACATGAGCCATAAGTATCTGGAACAGCATCTTTGAAGGAAGAGCTGAGAAGCTGCTCTCCACGTAGGGAAACAGACAAGGACACAAGCTACACAGGGCTAGAGGCACCTACTCAGACATGCAGGGGTCAGAAGGCTCAGGCCTTCATATAGCTGAGTGACCCAGGGCAAGGACTTGGTCCAGACCCAGCTCTGGACCTCGGCTTCCTTATCTGTCGCATGGGATGTGGCAGAGGGTGGTCCGAAGAGATCTTTTCATCCATCATCTCATCTAATCTGAATGAGAACGAGCTATGCTGAGTGTTGCCTGCAGAGCCAGCACCGTGGCCAAGGGCACACCTCTGCAATCAGACCTGCGTCCAACTGAGACAACTTTGGGACTCCACTTCCTGGAGCCTCAGAATCCTTGTCTGCAAACTAGGACGCCAAGAGTAGCTCCCTCTCAGAGTTGGTGTGTGGACTTGGTGGGATTTAGTGCAAATGGGGATGCTAGGGCACGCCACTAAGAAGTCAGAAGAGGCCTACCTTGCAACTGCTGCAAAAGCAAAGCTCTCTGTAGCACAGACCCGttgaggagggaggcagagttGGCACCTTGGAGATTCAGAAGCTGCTGCTGTGTCTGCTGCTGGGGAAGCCCCCTGTGTGTTGGGAGAGGGTATCAGAGGGCTTTGGGAGAGTCAGACCCCCCCCCTTCCTTCACCTCCATTCTCAGCCCCTCTCTACTGCAGAGGAACCTCTTAAGGTGAGAATTAATGGCTTTCAAGACTGAAAAACAGGGATGTCCCTGGGAGAAAGGGCTGGGACGGGGTCTCCACGCCAGGGGCCTGAGTGACAGGGCTGAAACCACCCCCCCTCGGGAGGGTAACTCACCGGCTGACGGCTGCGGCCATGGGCAGCGGGGCTTGCGGTGGAGATTGTTGGAGCAGCTGCTGGAGCTGCAGGAGTTGCTGCTGCTGGAgctgctggagctgctgctgctggttgaACATGGTGGCTGAAGGAAGGACATGGGGTAAGCCACGACACCTGCCTCTGTGCCCATCCAGGCCCACCCATGGCCTTCAAACACCGGCCCGCTGAGCTTCACGGTCACACCCCAGTCCTGCCAAGAGCCTGCAGCATTTGCACCCTCATGCTTTCAATACCCCTCCTCCCGCCGCTCTCCGCAAATCTTGCCAAAAGTCCCCCCCAACCTGGCCCACCATCTCGACTCCCCTGGCTGGGTCCTTCCAGGGGCGTCAGACCCAAGcgcacctccccccacccccagcctttcTCGCGCCAACACTATGCCAGCCCCTCTCCACACCACACCCCTCCCTCGTGCCTATTTTGCGTCAATAACAGAACCCCAATCTTTCGCTTTGGCCTCGGAACAAAGTGGGAGGCAGGCTTCCGCCCCCCACTCCGCTAACCCCTTCCTCTGCAGATCCAGCCAGCAACCCACGTCAAATCCGGTTACCCCACCTGCCCGCGACGCCCGCAGCCTCCAGCCAGCCGGCCTCTGAGCCTTGCACGCGTCCACCAGGCGCGCGGGGCCCGCGCACCTCGCTTCCCCGAACCCCCCCGCAATCGCCCCGCCCCCACTGGCGAGCGGGCAGGGCGGCCGGAGCTCGCGGTTCCGCGGGGGCTTGGCCACTTAGAACGGCCTGCGGACCCGGCCGCCGCAGCGCCCTCTGGAGGAGCGGAGGACccggcgccgcccgccgccctgcGCTCGGGTCCCGCTGCGGGGACCGCCCCCGCTTACCCGGCGCCTCGGCTGCGGCGGGCGCGACCGTGGGCTGAGAGGGGGCCGTCGGCAGCGCAGACCCTCCGCCCCGCGTCCTCCGCCCCTGGAACCGGCGGCTCCGAGCCCGAGGTCCGTCTCTCTCCCGGAGGGGTCTGTCGGCTGGCGGGGACATCGCGGGCAACTTCGAGAAGGACCGACCCCAACCGACCTCCCCGCGGCTGCCACTGTCCCGCGATCCGGAGGCCTCGcgcggggctggggtgggaggggccgtGCAGGCGGCCGCTGCACGTTCGAGGACTGGCCCGGCGAGAGGGTGACGGGCACAGCGggcagaagggggtggggaggtccgTCTCCAGGTGCTTCTTCGAGTTGACTCGGGAGGGGGCGAGGAGGGCTGAGTGCAAGGTGAAAACCGCGTTCATCCGGACCCTGAAATTACCCGGCCCTCAAAGACTCTAATTACCCCTCGGCCGCACATCTTGGCGTCCCCGTGCTTGGCCCCCACGTGAGCCTAACAACCCGCGGTTACTAAGTAGCAAtccctttccctttttctgttACCTAAACCGGTCCATAAATTTAACCGCCCGGGGCAATCAGCTCCTTCTGCATTAAGCGCAGATTGTGCGCGGCCGCAGCGCGCAGTGGCGCTAGAGGCTCGCAGGTTGGAGGCCGCCCAGCGCGCTCGGCCGCGGAGATGAGTGTCAACCAATCCCTGCAGTCGTGTGACAAGCGCTGCGCTAAAGTTCGGGACCCGCTCCGCTGCAGCTCCGGGCGGCAGCGGCACAGATGCCTAATTCCGCCTGGATCTAGCGGCTCGAAAGTGGCTCGGCGTGGCCGCAGCACGAGGCAGGGGCCGGAGTCCTCAGGACGTGGTGCCCTTGGGTAGAAGGGCAGGCTGCACCGTGGGAGCTTTGAAGGCCTGGCCTTGGGCTTTATCCCTGAAGGGCAGGGAGCGCTAGGAAAGTCTATGACAACAGCCCATCTCCCGGGATTAGAAAACTCACTCTGGGGGCGCctagggtgactcagtggttgaacgtctgcctttggctcaggtcatgatcccggggtactggaCTCttcttctgcctgggtctctgcttctctctatgtctctcatgaataaataatatctttttttaaaaatagaaaaatagaaaactcacTCTGGTGAGAACCAAGACGGAGCCAAGATCCAAGCCCACTGACACCTTGGTCCCGGTGCTAGCAGAAGTTGAATCCCGACTCCACTACTTTCTGGCTAGGCCACCCAGATGCAGGCAGGAGTCCTCTCTGAGCCGGTTTCTTCCTCTATACAATGAATGCTCCTTCCCTGGGTGGGTGTGAGGATAATATTACATAATGCATAGCGCTGTGTAATGTGTAACGTAGATCTGCATTCAAATTGctgaagtaaaaaaacaaaactaaaaataatgctCATGCTGGTGATTCTGTATTAGTTCATCTTTCTGAAAAGCAATCTGTAAATGCTCTATCAAAACTcttgagggacacctaggtggctcagtggttgagtgtctgcctttggctaagggtgtgatcctggggtcgtaggatagagtcccgcatggggctcccggcaaggagcctgcttctccctctgcctatgtctctgcctctctctctctctctctctctgtgtgtctctcatgaataaataaataaaatcttaaaaaaaaaacaaaacctcttgaATGTGCTCTGCCCTTTGACCTGGCAACCCCTCTTGTAGGAAACTTGCCCAAGAAAAGAATCAGGAGACTTTTTAAAGCCAGCACGCCATTCATGGGaccattatttgtaatagctatCCGGAAAGTAATCAACTTTAGGAGAACAGCTAAGGAAATCATGGTGTTTTCTTCTTATGGAGTAGCACACAGCCATCAGGAATTATGCTTTCAAAGACTATGTAAACACCCACAATATGATGTGAAGTGAAATCAGCAAGTTACAAAATTGCATACATAAttatgatcccaattttgttttttgtttttttttaatattttattttttatttattcatgagagacacagaaggagagagaggcagagacacaggcagagggagagggagaagcaggcaccatgcagggagcctgatgtgggacctgatcctgggtctccaggatcacgtcctgggctgaaggcggcgctaaaccactgagccacctgggctgcccatgatcctaattttggaaaaaataaatatacgtGTGTAGTGAGCTCATGGAGGAGgttcactttctttccttttttctaatttacGGTATCGGTTTAGATGATGTTTTCATGGGGAGGgagttgaacattttaaaaaatgtataagacTTTGTGTTGACTCCTTGAAGACCAGACAAGACAATGGCTGGTAACTCCTTGGGGGATACTGTTCAGGGCTAGCCTCATGTTAATTGCTTTTAACCAATCCCTTGCTGGCAAAGCCCCCCAGTGGACTATgttcagagggagaagagaggcacCATCTCTTTGCATCTGATATGAAGTCTGACGCTGTAGCATCACCTGGAGGCCTCTTTCTTGCCTCTAATCTGAGTGGCACCTTTTTCATGTAATAAACTCTCATACTCATGTAGATCTGCATTCAGACCTGTTTCTGCTCCAGGAATCTACCCATCCCTTCCCATGATGCAACCTACCACTTGGTGTGACTATTACAGTTTGGGAATGTATTTTAATGCCTG
This window contains:
- the CIZ1 gene encoding cip1-interacting zinc finger protein isoform X8, whose protein sequence is MSPPADRPLRERDGPRARSRRFQGRRTRGGGSALPTAPSQPTVAPAAAEAPATMFNQQQQLQQLQQQQLLQLQQLLQQSPPQAPLPMAAAVSRGLPQQQTQQQLLNLQGANSASLLNGSVLQRALLLQQLQGNLRGYGLATPTLTAPSLTPPQLTTPNLQQFFPQATRQSLLGPPPVGVPMNPSQINLSGRTPQKQARTPSSTTPNRKDSYSQTMPVEDESDPPEGSEEAVAPQADTPEDQDSPPCPDGIAKEKHTVAPAPESCEASEPPAKRSKSSELPTEKGLPGQPQARTTAPKQTQTPELLPELPEARVLPRFQPRVLQIQAQVQPQTPPQVPPVDMPVQRLLQKQVQTQTSPDHVGPRQVLKEAEPQKQVQPQAHSQPLVQKQPQLQKQAQTQTYPQVQPPEQPLRQPPGQLPVQAPDPTEGQPQAPLQVSVPALEQAPVPVHSTELETPPDKGDSGAGLEEASPEPEGAQDSMESQDELTSGLDVGECEKRAREMLGVWGAGGSLKVTILQSSDSRAFSTVPLTPVPRVGESTSATPATASTPSKQTLQFFCYLCKANCSSQQEFQDHMSGAQHQQRLGEIQHMSQACLLSLLPVPRDVLEREDEEPPPRRWCNTCQVYYMGDLIQHRRTQDHKIAKQSLRPFCTVCNRYFKTPRKFVEHVKSQGHKDKAKELKTLEKEIAGQDEDHFITVDAVGCFEGDEEEEEEEDEEEIEVEEEFCKQVRSRDISIEEWKGSETYNPNTAYGVDFLVPVMGYICRICHKFYHSNSGAQLSHCKSLAHFENLQKYKKAKNPSPTSRPVSRRCAINARNALTALFTSGGRAPSQPCSQDTAKTPSKVTAQPPSPPLPRRSTRLKT
- the CIZ1 gene encoding cip1-interacting zinc finger protein isoform X9 translates to MSPPADRPLRERDGPRARSRRFQGRRTRGGGSALPTAPSQPTVAPAAAEAPATMFNQQQQLQQLQQQQLLQLQQLLQQSPPQAPLPMAAAVSRGLPQQQTQQQLLNLQGANSASLLNGSVLQRALLLQQLQGNLRGYGLATPTLTAPSLTPPQLTTPNLQQFFPQATRQSLLGPPPVGVPMNPSQINLSGRTPQKQARTPSSTTPNRKTMPVEDESDPPEGSEEAVAPQADTPEDQDSPPCPDGIAKEKHTVAPAPESCEASEPPAKRSKSSELPTEKGLPGQPQARTTAPKQTQTPELLPELPEARVLPRFQPRVLQIQAQVQPQTPPQVPPVDMPVQRLLQKQVQTQTSPDHVGPRQVLKEAEPQKQVQPQAHSQPLVQKQPQLQKQAQTQTYPQVQPPEQPLRQPPGQLPVQAPDPTEGQPQAPLQVSVPALEQAPVPVHSTELETPPDKGDSGAGLEEASPEPEGAQDSMESQDELTSGLDVGECEKRAREMLGVWGAGGSLKVTILQSSDSRAFSTVPLTPVPRVGESTSATPATASTPSKQTLQFFCYLCKANCSSQQEFQDHMSGAQHQQRLGEIQHMSQACLLSLLPVPRDVLEREDEEPPPRRWCNTCQVYYMGDLIQHRRTQDHKIAKQSLRPFCTVCNRYFKTPRKFVEHVKSQGHKDKAKELKTLEKEIAGQDEDHFITVDAVGCFEGDEEEEEEEDEEEIEVEEEFCKQVRSRDISIEEWKGSETYNPNTAYGVDFLVPVMGYICRICHKFYHSNSGAQLSHCKSLAHFENLQKYKKAKNPSPTSRPVSRRCAINARNALTALFTSGGRAPSQPCSQDTAKTPSKVTAQPPSPPLPRRSTRLKT